A window from Neodiprion fabricii isolate iyNeoFabr1 chromosome 2, iyNeoFabr1.1, whole genome shotgun sequence encodes these proteins:
- the LOC124176036 gene encoding ctenidin-3-like codes for MIKLITILLLVVALFASSSMAQNGGNNGGNGGGGLGNGGGQGGGGGGQPGGGIGGLGGQGNGDGGILGSSGFSGLSGLLGGFGRR; via the exons ATGATTAAGTTGATTACTATTCTTCTGCTCGTCGTCGCGCTTTTCGCTTCCTCGTCGATGG CTCAGAATGGCGGCAATAACGGTGGAAACGGTGGCGGAGGTTTGGGAAATGGAGGTGGccaaggaggaggaggaggaggtcaACCAGGAGGTGGAATCGGTGGACTTGGAGGTCAAGGAAATGGAGACGGCGGAATCCTGGGAAGCAGCGGATTTTCAGGACTGTCGGGGCTACTGGGAGGATTCGGCAGGAGATAA